A section of the Pristiophorus japonicus isolate sPriJap1 chromosome 4, sPriJap1.hap1, whole genome shotgun sequence genome encodes:
- the LOC139262557 gene encoding ferritin heavy chain, oocyte isoform-like, producing MASQVCQNYHQDCDAAVNKQINMELCSSYIYLSMSFYFDRDDVALRHFAEFFKEQSHEEHEHAEKLMEFQNRRGGRIILVDIKKPEQDEWSNGLEVMQRALQMEKNVNQSLLDLHKLSTGRTDPHLCDFLETHYLDEQVKMIKKLGDHITNLKRLGAPENGLGEYLFDKHTLGESD from the exons ATGGCCTCccaagtgtgtcagaactaccaccaggactgtgatgctgctgtcaacaagcagatcaacatggagctctgttcCTCCTATATTTACCTCTCCATG tccttctactttgaccgggatgatgttgccctgcgtcactttgctgagttcttcaaggagcagtcacatgaggaacatgagcatgctgagaaactgatggaattccagaatcggcgtggaggCCGAATCATCTTGGTGGACATCAAG aaaccagagcaggatgagtggagcaatggtctggaggtgatgcagagagctctgcagatggagaagaatgtgaaccagagtctgctggatctgcacaaactctccactgggaggacagaccctCAT ttgtgtgacttcctggagacccactacttggatgaacaagtgaagatgatcaagaagcttggagatcacatcaccaacctgaagagactgggagcccctgagaatggcttgggagagtacctgtttgacaagcacaccctgggggagagtgactaa